The following coding sequences lie in one Arachis ipaensis cultivar K30076 chromosome B03, Araip1.1, whole genome shotgun sequence genomic window:
- the LOC107631984 gene encoding histidine kinase 3 — MKLKSGWVRRAFYSWILVCTLGGLYGFWRMSIHACEQRKESLISMCDERARMLQDQFNVSMNHIQAMSILIKTFHHNMNPSAIDQSTFARYTERTSFERPLTSGVAYAVRVLHSQREQFEKQQGWTIKKMDTLQPSLVQEEYAPVIFAQDTIAHVISLDVLSGKEDRENVLRARESGKGVLTAPFRLLKTNRLGVILTFAVYKRNLPSNSTLDQRIQATDGYLGGVFDVESLVEKLLQQLASEKAVVVNVYDTTNNTHPIVMYGSNVSRDSFSHVSTLNFGDPLRKHEMHCRFKQKLPWPWLAFNTSVGGFIICVLLGYIFYATCNRVVKAEEDRDEMTELKKRAEAADIAKSQFLATVSHEIRTPMNGVLGMLHMLMDTDLDVTQQEYVRTAQGSGKALVSLINEVLDQAKIEAGKLELEASLFDLRAVLDDILSLFSEKSQGKGIELAAYVSDEVPELLIGDAGRFRQIITNLMGNSIKFTEKGHIYVTVHLVEEVVHSIQIDKELGMENVNTLSLSGFPVADSRKSWEGFKAFSQVGPLGSFSSSVTDVINLIVSVEDTGEGIPLEAQSRIFTPFMQVGPSVSRRHGGTGIGLSISKCLVGLMNGQIGFVSIPKIGSTFTFTALFTNSTDCKIQQLNNNSNHSNPPSSEFQGMTALTEGNQIINMVLIEQEVWDRDSAMSSRFVDGASRVVHHGVPPKLFILVNSNGWTSGIGNPTVIVKPLRASMLAASLQRAMGVTCRNGELPGLSVGHLLGGKKILIVDDNVVNRTVAAGALKKYGADVVCVSSGKEAISKLKPPHEFDACFMDIQMPEMDGFEATKKIREMERCAKREGFVDNLSKWDVPILAMTADVIQATHEECVRCGMDGYVSKPFEAEQLYREVSRFFHS; from the exons ATGAAACTGAAGAGTGGTTGGGTGAGGAGGGCTTTTTATTCATGGATTCTAGTTTGTACGTTGGGAGGTTTGTACGGGTTCTGGCGCATGAGCATACATGCTTGTGAGCAGAGGAAAGAAAGTCTAATAAGCATGTGTGATGAAAGAGCAAGGATGCTGCAGGATCAGTTCAATGTGAGCATGAACCATATACAAGCCATGTCCATTTTGATAAAAACCTTCCACCATAACATGAACCCCTCGGCCATTGATCAGAGCACTTTTGCTAGATACACTGAAAGAACCTCGTTTGAGAGGCCCCTCACAAGTGGTGTTGCATACGCTGTAAGAGTGCTCCATTCTCAAAGGGAACAGTTTGAGAAGCAACAAGGATGGACTATTAAGAAGATGGATACTTTGCAACCATCCCTTGTTCAAGAAGAATATGCTCCTGTCATCTTTGCACAAGATACAATTGCACATGTCATTTCTCTTGACGTGCTATCTGGAAAG GAAGACCGTGAGAATGTGCTCCGAGCAAGGGAGTCAGGCAAAGGAGTTTTAACTGCACCCTTTCGGCTTCTCAAAACGAATCGCCTTGGGGTAATCCTCACATTTGCTGTCTACAAGAGAAATCTTCCATCCAATTCAACCCTTGATCAGAGGATTCAAGCAACTGATGG ATATCTTGGTGGAGTCTTTGATGTTGAGTCGTTAGTGGAGAAACTACTGCAACAACTTGCTAGTGAGAAAGCTGTAGTTGTTAATGTGTATGATACTACCAATAATACACATCCCATTGTCATGTACGGTTCAAATGTATCAAGGGACTCTTTCTCTCATGTCAGCACTCTTAACTTTGGAGACCCTCTCAGGAAGCATGAGATGCACTGCAG GTTCAAACAAAAACTGCCATGGCCATGGTTGGCATTTAATACTTCTGTAGGAGGCTTTATTATTTGTGTCCTTCTTGGGTATATTTTCTATGCCACCTGCAATCGAGTTGTAAAAGCGGAAGAGGATCGGGATGAGATGACTGAGCTTAAAAAGCGAGCTGAGGCGGCTGATATTGCAAAATCCCAG TTTCTTGCTACTGTGTCCCACGAGATTAGAACACCAATGAATGGGGTTTTAG GGATGTTGCATATGCTTATGGACACGGATCTAGACGTAACCCAACAGGAGTATGTGAGAACGGCGCAGGGAAGTGGAAAAGCTTTGGTGTCACTTATAAACGAGGTATTGGATCAGGCAAAGATTGAAGCTGGTAAGCTGGAGCTTGAAGCTTCGCTGTTTGACTTGCGTGCTGTTTTGGATGATATATTATCATTATTTTCAGAAAAGTCTCAAGGAAAAGGAATAGAG TTGGCAGCTTATGTATCAGATGAGGTTCCTGAGCTGTTAATAGGTGATGCAGGAAGGTTTAGGCAAATAATTACCAATCTCATGGGTAATTCAATTAAG TTCACAGAGAAAGGGCATATTTATGTGACTGTCCATCTTGTTGAGGAGGTGGTCCATTCGATACAGATTGATAAAGAATTAGGCATGGAAAATGTAAATACCCTGAGTCTGAGTGGTTTCCCTGTTGCCGATAGTCGAAAAAGCTGGGAAGGCTTCAAAGCATTCAGTCAAGTAGGGCCTCTTGGTTCTTTCTCATCCTCTGTTACTGATGTAATCAATTTGATTGTATCGGTTGAGGACACTGGCGAAGGAATCCCTCTGGAAGCGCAGTCTCGAATCTTCACTCCGTTCATGCAGGTTGGTCCTTCCGTTTCCCGGAGACATGGTGGAACAGGTATTGGCCTAAGCATTAGCAAGTGTTTGGTTGGTCTCATGAATGGCCAAATTGGATTTGTCAGCATACCTAAGATTGGATCCACCTTCACTTTCACTGCTCTCTTCACCAATTCAACTGATTGCAAAATTCAGCAactcaacaacaacagcaaccactCTAATCCTCCATCTTCAGAATTTCAGGGAATGACCGCATTAACGGAAGGCAACCAGATTATCAATATGGTACTTATTGAGCAGGAAGTGTGGGATAGAGATTCAGCCATGTCATCTCGCTTTGTCGATGGCGCCAGTAGAGTAGTTCATCATGGCGTTCCTCCTAAGTTGTTCATTCTTGTTAATTCTAATGGTTGGACATCAGGTATTGGTAATCCCACTGTGATCGTAAAACCTCTGAGAGCAAGTATGCTTGCTGCCTCGCTGCAGCGAGCCATGGGTGTTACTTGCCGAAATGGGGAGCTTCCGGGTTTATCTGTTGGCCACCTTCTTGGCGGGAAGAAAATTCTAATTGTAGATGACAATGTTGTGAACCGCACCGTAGCAGCTGGTGCTTTGAAAAAGTATGGAGCAGATGTGGTGTGTGTTAGCAGCGGAAAAGAGGCCATCTCTAAACTAAAACCACCTCATGAGTTCGATGCGTGCTTCATGGATattcaaatgccagaaatggaCGG TTTTGAAGCTACAAAGAAAATAAGGGAGATGGAACGTTGCGCCAAGAGAGAAGGTTTTGTAGATAACTTATCAAAATGGGATGTCCCTATTTTGGCCATGACTGCAGACGTGATCCAGGCCACCCATGAGGAGTGTGTAAGGTGTGGCATGGATGGATATGTTTCTAAACCGTTTGAAGCCGAACAGCTTTATCGAGAAGTCTCAAGGTTTTTCCACTCCTGA
- the LOC107631982 gene encoding nuclear transport factor 2 — protein sequence MDPDSLAKAFVEHYYTTFDNNRAGLASLYQDGSMLTFEGQKIQGSQNIVAKLTSLPFSQCHHSITTVDCQPSAATNGMLVFVSGNLQLAGEQHALKFSQMFHLLPTPQGSYYVLNDIFRLNYA from the exons ATGGATCCAGATTCGTTGGCGAAGGCGTTCGTTGAGCACTACTACACCACCTTCGACAACAACCGCGCCGGGCTGGCCAGCCTCTACCAGGACGGCTCCATGCTCACCTTCGAGGGCCAGAAGATCCAGGGCTCCCAGAACATCGTCGCCAAGCTCACCTCTCTCCCTTTCAGCCAGTGCCACCACTCCATCACCACCGTTGATTGCCAGCCCTCCGCCGCCACCAACGGCATGCTCGTCTTCGTCAGCGGCAACCTCCAGCTCGCCGGCGAGCAACACGCCCTCAAGTTCAGCCAG ATGTTCCATTTGTTACCAACACCGCAGGGAAGCTATTATGTTTTGAATGATATATTTCGTTTGAACTATGCTTGA